A stretch of Aureispira sp. CCB-E DNA encodes these proteins:
- a CDS encoding HAMP domain-containing sensor histidine kinase gives MKRTYSFIAFSSLALLTILIIQINWVFQMATIKEKLFSEKADIVLAKTVAALYNDQETCQKIEASAAENTTGTITQLGVVESQVIDSLFAHYMAFYDFNIDYSFVISKPPNKAPDYLNYIYNKNLEGFTPKNQLELKLIFADKKQFIWAEMSPLFITSILLILLVLILFWRTTLSLLKEKRISEHTTDFLNNMTHEFKTPITNIALASKMLGKSSKLSKKEKIQHYAEIISEENQKLALQVEQMLGMSALERGEIPLQKTTLDMHSIIQQIIKSAQLQVEAKQGNLNLQLTAKQAVILGDKIHLSNMLCSLIDNAIKYSAQKIDLSIQTTSTAQHLSIIVADKGIGIDPKYQKKVFDKFFRVPTGNVHNVKGFGLGLTYIQSIVKRHNGRITLKSQKGQGTVFCIILPLHPIQVNQLQSPVIVN, from the coding sequence ATGAAACGAACCTACTCTTTTATTGCTTTTTCTTCCCTTGCCTTGTTGACCATTCTAATCATACAAATCAACTGGGTTTTTCAAATGGCAACTATCAAGGAAAAACTTTTTAGTGAAAAAGCTGATATTGTTCTTGCAAAAACGGTTGCCGCATTGTACAATGACCAAGAAACCTGTCAAAAAATTGAAGCTTCCGCCGCCGAAAATACTACTGGAACAATCACTCAATTAGGAGTTGTTGAGTCCCAAGTAATCGACTCGCTTTTTGCGCACTATATGGCATTTTATGATTTTAATATTGATTATTCCTTTGTTATTTCCAAACCGCCCAACAAAGCTCCTGACTACCTGAACTACATTTATAACAAAAACTTAGAAGGCTTCACCCCTAAAAACCAACTAGAGTTAAAACTCATTTTTGCGGATAAAAAACAATTTATTTGGGCAGAAATGAGTCCCTTGTTCATTACTTCTATCTTGCTAATTTTACTTGTATTGATATTATTTTGGCGCACAACCTTATCGCTTCTCAAAGAGAAAAGAATATCAGAGCATACAACAGACTTTCTCAATAATATGACCCATGAATTCAAAACACCGATTACGAATATCGCTTTAGCCAGTAAAATGTTGGGAAAAAGCAGCAAGCTATCTAAAAAGGAAAAAATACAGCATTATGCTGAAATTATTTCAGAAGAAAATCAAAAACTAGCCCTCCAAGTAGAGCAAATGTTAGGAATGAGTGCCTTAGAACGTGGAGAGATTCCGTTGCAAAAAACAACCTTAGACATGCACTCGATTATCCAACAAATTATCAAGTCGGCACAGCTGCAAGTTGAAGCTAAACAAGGAAATTTGAATCTACAATTAACAGCTAAACAAGCGGTTATTTTAGGGGATAAAATACACCTTAGCAATATGCTTTGTAGCCTTATTGATAATGCTATTAAGTATTCTGCTCAAAAAATAGATTTGTCGATCCAAACAACTTCTACTGCCCAACACCTATCTATTATAGTTGCTGATAAAGGAATTGGAATTGACCCCAAATATCAAAAAAAAGTCTTTGACAAGTTCTTCAGGGTTCCTACAGGCAACGTACACAATGTCAAGGGGTTTGGACTTGGCTTAACATACATACAAAGTATTGTTAAACGCCACAACGGACGCATTACCTTGAAAAGCCAAAAAGGACAAGGAACAGTCTTTTGTATCATCTTGCCACTCCATCCAATACAAGTAAATCAACTTCAATCACCAGTTATTGTAAACTAA
- a CDS encoding TerC/Alx family metal homeostasis membrane protein yields the protein MIYIALLILVVLLLYIDLAVLNKKQDHPSNKKTALETLYWVLFALSFSGVLYWAYSHQLVDNPSHLTPLDATFKYLTGYLIELSLSVDNLFVMAFIFSSLKIPVKYQHRVLFWGIMGAMFFRAALIFPGTLLINKISWMTYVFGAFLIYTAFKMLTEEDENEAAPSSQIKFIERFVPLTTSYNGEKFWLIEDGIRKATPLFSALVVIEITDILFALDSIPAILAITTDPFIVFSSNIFAILGLRAMYFFLVNMLEQFYYIKYSVFAILLFVGIKLIIIHYIHLPEWFSLAFIVLALIVGIAYSMTHSKPSKNS from the coding sequence ATGATATATATTGCCTTGTTAATACTAGTAGTTCTATTACTTTATATAGATTTGGCAGTACTTAACAAAAAGCAAGACCACCCTTCTAATAAAAAGACTGCATTAGAAACATTGTATTGGGTTCTTTTTGCTTTAAGTTTTTCGGGAGTATTGTATTGGGCTTATAGCCATCAACTAGTGGATAACCCTAGCCACCTTACCCCTTTAGACGCTACATTCAAATACTTAACAGGCTATTTGATTGAATTATCGCTTAGTGTTGATAATTTATTTGTGATGGCATTTATTTTTTCTTCTTTAAAAATTCCTGTCAAGTACCAACATAGAGTATTGTTTTGGGGAATTATGGGTGCTATGTTCTTTAGGGCTGCCTTGATTTTTCCAGGTACCTTATTGATTAACAAAATAAGTTGGATGACCTATGTTTTTGGAGCATTTTTAATTTATACAGCATTCAAGATGCTAACAGAAGAAGATGAAAATGAAGCAGCCCCTAGCAGTCAAATCAAGTTTATAGAACGCTTTGTTCCGCTTACAACTTCTTATAATGGAGAAAAATTTTGGCTAATCGAAGATGGTATTCGCAAAGCTACTCCTCTATTTAGTGCCTTGGTTGTTATTGAGATTACAGATATATTATTTGCCTTAGATAGCATTCCCGCCATTTTGGCTATTACAACAGATCCTTTCATTGTTTTTAGTTCTAATATTTTTGCTATTCTGGGATTAAGAGCCATGTATTTTTTCTTAGTAAATATGCTAGAACAGTTTTACTACATCAAATACAGTGTTTTTGCCATTTTACTTTTTGTTGGTATAAAACTGATTATCATACACTATATTCACCTACCCGAATGGTTTTCATTGGCTTTTATAGTCTTAGCACTTATCGTAGGTATCGCTTATTCCATGACTCATTCCAAACCATCTAAAAATAGTTAA
- a CDS encoding histidine decarboxylase, which translates to MDNNLRTCDKERLTQLKTEVKKARDSFLGYPVSKDFDYSELYDFLKFPINNLGDPFENSTYKVQTHEMEREIVAFFAKVFRANPNDYWGYVTNGGSESNLYGLYLAREMYPKAMVYYSESTHYSVRKNIHLLNIPSIVIRSKENGEIDYEDFENTVQFNRHKPAIVLTTFGTTMKEAKDDVSKIKGILKKLAIQNHYIHCDAALSGAYGRFVTPYVPFDFADGADSISISGHKFIGSPMPSGVLITKRSYRDKISKGISYIGSLDTTITGSRNGHSPLFLWYAIKKLGLEGLKRRYLHSLEVAEYCKDKLNEIGIKAWTNPGAITVVFSKTSDQIKSKWQLATEEAVTHIICMPNVTKEQIDLFVEDVANSVEEEKQEMEFSF; encoded by the coding sequence ATGGATAACAACTTACGGACTTGTGATAAAGAGCGGTTAACTCAGTTAAAAACAGAAGTAAAAAAAGCGAGGGATTCCTTTTTGGGGTATCCAGTGTCCAAAGATTTTGATTATTCTGAGTTATATGATTTCTTAAAGTTTCCAATCAACAACTTAGGAGATCCATTCGAAAATAGCACTTACAAAGTTCAAACGCACGAAATGGAGCGAGAGATTGTTGCTTTTTTTGCGAAAGTATTTAGAGCCAATCCTAACGATTATTGGGGATATGTTACCAATGGTGGTTCGGAAAGCAATTTGTATGGACTCTATTTGGCTAGAGAAATGTATCCTAAGGCCATGGTTTACTATTCTGAATCTACTCATTATAGTGTTCGAAAGAACATACACTTGCTGAACATACCAAGTATTGTCATCCGCTCTAAAGAGAATGGTGAAATTGATTATGAAGATTTTGAGAATACAGTGCAATTCAATCGTCATAAACCTGCGATTGTTTTGACCACTTTTGGAACGACCATGAAAGAAGCCAAAGATGATGTTTCAAAAATAAAAGGGATTCTAAAAAAATTAGCCATTCAGAATCATTATATTCATTGCGATGCCGCTTTGTCGGGGGCTTATGGGCGGTTTGTGACACCGTATGTACCCTTTGATTTTGCAGATGGTGCGGATAGTATTTCGATTAGTGGACATAAGTTTATAGGCTCGCCAATGCCTTCAGGTGTGTTGATTACCAAGCGATCTTATCGAGACAAGATATCTAAAGGAATTTCTTATATAGGCTCTTTGGATACGACAATAACAGGATCTAGAAATGGACACAGTCCTTTGTTTTTGTGGTATGCAATAAAAAAACTAGGATTAGAAGGACTAAAGAGAAGGTATCTACATAGCTTAGAAGTGGCAGAATATTGCAAAGATAAATTAAATGAAATAGGAATAAAGGCTTGGACAAATCCAGGAGCAATTACAGTTGTTTTTTCTAAGACATCCGATCAAATTAAATCCAAATGGCAATTGGCAACAGAAGAAGCCGTCACACATATTATTTGTATGCCGAATGTAACAAAGGAGCAAATCGACTTATTTGTAGAGGACGTAGCGAATAGTGTAGAAGAGGAAAAGCAGGAAATGGAGTTTAGTTTTTAA
- a CDS encoding Lrp/AsnC family transcriptional regulator, with protein sequence MDATDKKILNLLQANAKQNTKEIAGQIKLTISPTFERIKKLEQQGVIKAYVAILDRTKIGKSLMAHCQISLFKHSKELILNFRKEVAKLPEIIRCHHVSGNYDFLLEVVVSDMNEYQRFVVEKLSTVEGISNIQSSFVMEEIKEGFAYPL encoded by the coding sequence ATGGATGCTACAGACAAAAAGATACTAAACTTATTACAGGCTAATGCCAAACAAAATACGAAAGAGATTGCAGGACAAATCAAATTAACGATTTCTCCAACCTTTGAGAGGATAAAAAAATTGGAACAACAAGGGGTTATTAAGGCTTATGTAGCTATTTTGGATAGAACTAAAATAGGGAAATCGCTTATGGCACATTGCCAAATATCTCTATTCAAACACTCCAAGGAGTTGATTTTAAATTTCAGAAAAGAGGTAGCTAAATTGCCTGAAATTATACGCTGCCACCACGTATCTGGCAATTATGACTTTTTGTTGGAAGTTGTCGTTAGTGATATGAACGAATACCAACGTTTTGTTGTAGAAAAATTGTCAACAGTAGAGGGCATTTCAAATATACAGAGCTCTTTTGTCATGGAGGAAATAAAAGAAGGATTTGCCTATCCTTTGTAA
- a CDS encoding response regulator transcription factor, producing MHKILLVEDDLNLGLLLMDYLEEEGFEVKLCRDGRKALTAFQQQRYDICLLDIMMPYLDGFSVAQEIRLQNANIPIVFISAKSLKADKLKGYTLGADDYITKPFDEEELLWKIKALIRRVVPNSMPQPPILYVGNYQFNTRNQSLTINDNTRRMTEKESLILKYLYQHRNNLIKREDMLMALWGENDYFLGRSLDVFITKIRKYLKNDPELSIENVFGVGFIFNVPTKEES from the coding sequence ATGCACAAAATACTATTAGTAGAAGATGACCTCAACTTGGGACTCCTCTTAATGGACTACTTAGAAGAAGAAGGCTTTGAGGTCAAGCTTTGTAGAGATGGGCGCAAAGCTTTAACGGCATTTCAACAACAACGTTACGATATATGCTTACTAGATATTATGATGCCATATCTCGATGGATTTTCTGTTGCCCAAGAAATCAGGTTACAAAACGCCAATATTCCTATTGTATTCATTAGCGCCAAGTCCTTAAAAGCTGACAAACTAAAAGGGTATACATTGGGTGCTGACGACTATATTACCAAACCTTTTGACGAAGAAGAGCTACTTTGGAAAATCAAGGCCCTAATTCGTAGAGTTGTTCCCAATTCTATGCCGCAACCCCCGATTTTATATGTTGGTAACTATCAATTTAATACTCGCAATCAATCTTTGACCATCAATGATAACACTCGAAGGATGACCGAAAAAGAATCCCTTATTTTAAAATATCTCTATCAACATCGAAACAATTTGATAAAAAGGGAAGATATGTTAATGGCTTTATGGGGAGAAAATGATTATTTCTTGGGGAGAAGTTTGGATGTTTTTATTACCAAAATAAGAAAATATCTAAAAAATGATCCTGAGTTAAGTATTGAAAATGTTTTTGGCGTAGGTTTTATCTTTAATGTCCCTACTAAGGAAGAATCCTAA
- a CDS encoding S8 family serine peptidase gives MHKIIRLLLLCTFPIFLFAQSSSTSYEDLIVMLPPNSDVESLLADYGATLTYKKRLSTSLNIHLLSSPVALNMSEKLQLHPSVQTVQKDAIITWRNTPNDILYDTQWALDTIQVQQAWQYTTGGQTALGDTIVCAVIDGSFFVPHEDLKDNIWHNHAEIPNNQIDDDNNGLIDDYTGWQLVYNTDRHDYGSISNHGTSVLGIIGAKGNNSVGTSGINWDIKLMLLSAHTATEITKISNIIEGYSYALDMRRAYNLSNGQKGALVVSTNSSWGIDFAWAENHPIWCALYDSLGSVGILSVAATTNSDTNIDRYGDMPCSCTSAYLIGVSESSKEDRQVAGYGHQFIDLFAPAASKSTRWNDYYGDFGGTSGAAPHVTGAIALLYSYPNDRWAAMVKNTPQQAALLVKSILINSVDKKLSFEASVSGGRLNLGRAMQELADYFSTPQENNLLVVYPSPTSSYLHLKASLTEQGTYPVRIYDTSGKLVASWTIQTEAPTIRYWEFEVGDWARGMYIVELETPTSKFVQKFVKY, from the coding sequence ATGCATAAAATTATCCGTTTACTATTGCTTTGTACGTTCCCCATTTTTCTATTTGCACAATCTTCTTCTACTTCGTATGAGGATTTGATTGTCATGCTACCTCCTAACTCAGATGTGGAATCTCTATTAGCTGATTATGGAGCCACTCTAACTTATAAAAAACGCTTATCTACCTCTTTAAATATTCACCTGTTATCTAGTCCTGTCGCATTGAACATGTCGGAAAAATTACAGTTACATCCTAGCGTTCAAACAGTTCAAAAGGATGCAATTATTACTTGGCGAAATACTCCCAATGATATTCTATACGATACACAATGGGCATTAGACACCATTCAAGTTCAACAAGCGTGGCAATACACAACAGGCGGACAAACGGCATTGGGAGATACCATCGTTTGCGCTGTCATTGATGGTTCTTTTTTTGTCCCTCACGAAGATTTGAAAGACAATATTTGGCACAATCATGCCGAAATTCCTAACAACCAGATTGATGATGACAACAATGGTCTCATAGATGATTATACAGGTTGGCAATTGGTCTACAACACCGATCGCCACGATTACGGAAGCATCAGCAACCATGGCACTTCTGTTTTGGGTATCATTGGGGCAAAAGGCAATAATAGTGTCGGAACAAGTGGCATCAACTGGGATATAAAGCTCATGCTACTAAGTGCTCATACGGCAACTGAAATTACTAAAATCTCTAATATAATTGAGGGCTACTCTTATGCCCTAGATATGCGTCGAGCTTACAACCTATCTAATGGTCAAAAAGGAGCACTAGTCGTTAGTACCAATTCTTCTTGGGGAATTGATTTTGCTTGGGCTGAAAACCATCCTATCTGGTGCGCACTGTATGACTCGCTTGGTAGTGTGGGCATTTTGAGCGTTGCCGCTACTACCAATAGTGATACCAATATTGATCGTTATGGTGATATGCCTTGTTCTTGCACCTCAGCGTATTTAATCGGCGTAAGCGAAAGCTCTAAAGAAGATCGACAAGTAGCTGGGTATGGACATCAATTCATCGACTTGTTTGCCCCTGCTGCTAGCAAAAGTACACGATGGAACGATTATTATGGTGATTTTGGAGGCACTTCTGGTGCTGCTCCTCACGTAACGGGCGCGATTGCACTACTCTATAGTTATCCTAATGATCGTTGGGCTGCCATGGTAAAAAACACTCCTCAACAAGCCGCTTTATTAGTCAAATCTATTTTAATCAATAGTGTAGATAAAAAATTAAGCTTTGAAGCTTCTGTTTCTGGTGGTCGCCTTAATTTGGGTAGAGCAATGCAAGAGCTCGCAGACTATTTTTCTACACCACAAGAAAACAACCTTTTAGTTGTTTATCCCTCTCCTACTTCTAGCTATCTCCATCTCAAAGCATCGTTAACAGAACAAGGTACTTACCCTGTTCGAATTTATGATACATCAGGAAAACTAGTTGCTTCTTGGACTATTCAAACAGAAGCTCCTACCATTCGTTATTGGGAATTTGAGGTTGGAGATTGGGCTAGAGGTATGTATATTGTAGAATTAGAAACTCCCACCTCCAAATTTGTACAAAAGTTTGTAAAATATTAA